The genomic stretch CTGCACGACCGCGAGGGCTCCGCGCCGTACTTCGCGAAGGACGCGTATCACGAGATCCCGCTGCGCTGCATCGTACCGGTCGGGATCGTGAACCTGCTCGTGCCGGGCCGGGCCGCGAGCAGCACCTTCGAGGCGCAGTCCAGCATCCGCGTGCAGCAGAACTGTCACACCATGGGCGAGGCCGCCGGGATCACGGCCGCGTGGGCGGCGCAGCGGCACGGTGGGCGCGTCCGGGCCATCAATGCCCAGGCCCTGAGAACCGAGATGCGCGTCCGGGGTGGGGTGCTGTAGCCGGACACCCGCCGGGGGCCACCTCCGGCACCGTGTCCACACGGATCTCATGGAAGGAATCTGTAAGCGTCGGCCTGAGACGATGGGGCATGAGGTTTACTTCACATTGCACGATCGTCCCTGGACGACGATGTGGAGCCAGATTTTTGGTACCGAACGGATGTCAGATGTGTGATGCTCACCCCGCCTTCCCTGCCATGAATCCCGGCCGTGACCCGGCCAGCCCACCGTCCCCGGGCATCCGGACGGTGGCGCAGTGACCCTCCCGCCGGACGTCACCCGCGCGGCCCTGACCGCCAAGGAGGAGGCGCTCTTCGAGCTGCTGGAGCGGCATCCGGGCCGGCTGTTCAGCCGCGCCGAGATCCTGGAACGGGTGTGGGGACTGGACTTTGCGGGAGATGACCGCATCGTCGACGCCTATGTGAAACGGGTGCGACGCAAGGCGGGCGATCACCTGATCGAGACGGTGCGCGGTGCCGGGTACCGCCGGCCCGGCGCTCCGCCGCAGCAGCAGTCGCTGCCCCACTACCACCACCTGTCCAGCGACGCCCTGATGCTCCTCGACCTGGGCCGCCGGATCCTGCGCGTGACCTCGACCGACGGCGTGTTGCAGGAGGTCGAGGCGACCCTGGCCGCCAACCTGCAGCTGCGCGGCGTGGCGCTGCTGACCCGGCCCGACGGTGGCCACCGGGCCGCGGGACTGCCGTGGCTGGTGCGCGGCGCGGCCGGTTCCACCGGGATCCCGTGGGCTGAGCTGCCGAGCGTCGAGGGCTACGAGCCGCTGTACACCCCCGACTGGGGCGTCCACCACCACATGACGGCCCTGCTGCCCCTGGCCGGCGCAGACACGGTGTGGGGCACGCTGGCCGTCGTGGGCGCACCGGGCGTGACCTGGGACGTGACCATCTATGCCCAGCTCGAAGCGGTGGCCTCGCTGGTCAATCCGGCGCTGCGGCTGAACATGGAAATCGACCTGCGACGCTCGGCCGAGCAGGAACTGCGAATGCTGAACGCCGGGCTCGAGGCGCGGGTTCAGCAGCGCACCGAACAGCTGCTGCGGGCCATCCAGCAAGCAGAGCTCCTGAACCTGCTCTCCCGGCAGCTCGAACAGGCCTCCAGCGTGTCTGATCTGATGCGGCTGGGCCTGCCGGTGCTGGCCCGCCTGACCGGCTACGCCGCCTGCGCCGCGTGGTATCCGCACGCCGGCGACCACTCACCCGCGCTGGGGTGCTACCAGCAGGACGGCGCGGCCATCGACGGCGTCACGGCGGCCGGCACGCGGCGCGGCGGTGTCAGCGTGCAGTGCGACGTGAACGGACAGACGCTCACGATCCATGCCTTCGATCCGCAGGGTGTCCAGCGCAGCCAGCCGGATACCGTGCCCCTGCTCGAATCGGCCGCGCAGTCCATCGCCGTGAACCTCTCGCGGCACCTGCACATGCAGGCCATGGAACGGACTGCCCTGACCGACGAGGACACCGGGCTCGGGAACCGGCAGGCGTTCCTGTCCGACCTGTCGGCGGAACTCGCGTATGCCACACGGCACCGCAGCGGCTTCGTGCTGTCCGTCGTCGAGGTGGCGAACATCCGGTTCCTGAATGCCACGATCGGTTACGCGGGCGGCAACGACCTGATCGGTCGCCTGGCCCGCGTGCTGGACGGCGTGCGGCGCACCGAGGACCGCGCGTACCGCCTGAACGGCGCGACCTTCGCGTGCCTGCTGCGACTTCCGTCTGGCGTGAACCGGATCTCGGCCCTGCGCGGCTGGCAAGACCGGCTGCAGGGCACGCTGGCTGACTTCGTGGCCTCTGCCCCGTTCCCGCTGGATGTCCAGTATTCCGACACCGTCTGCCCGGATCACGCGGGCGGCGTGTCCGAGATGTTCCGTGTGGCCCTCGATTCGCTCCAGCCCCTGACCGGCCCGCCGGCCACCGACAGGCGATACCATGGGTGAGACGATGAACGATCTCATGGGCGTGCCGACGGCTGTGGCCCAGACCGCACCCGGGGACACCGAAACTCCGACCGAGCTGCTGAACCTGTACGCGGCCCGCTGCGTCTCCCTGGCGGCCCAGGGCGAGACCGAGGAACTTGTGGACGCGTGCCGGGCGTACGCCGACAAGGCCCGCGAACTGGGTGAGGACGCCCAGGAGGTCGAGGCGCTGTCCATGCTGGCCACGGCCGCCCAGCAGTGCAGCCAGTTCAACGTCGCGGTCAATGCCCTGCAGCGTGAGGTGGAGCTGCGGGCCCGCAACGGCGACCGGGTGGGCCAGGGCCTGTGCCTGAACAACATCGGCATGGTGTGGTCGTATCTGGGGGCCCACGCCGACGCGCTGGCGGCCCTGTACCAGTGCCAGAAGCTGTGTGACCAGTACACCGAGATCCCGGACGACGTCCGTGCGGCATGCAATGTCAATATCGGCCGGATCTTTCTGACCATGGCGCAGCCCGCCCAGGCCCTGTCCTTCCTGGAACCCGGTCTGGAACAGGCCCGGCGCTGCGAGGACGTGGAGACCGAGTTGGGCGCGATGGGCATGAGCGGCCTGGCCCACAAGGATCTGGGCGAATTCGAGCAGGCCCAGTCCATCCTGACGCAGGCCATCGATCTCGCGCGCAGCCACGACCTGACGCACCACCTGATCGATCTGTATGACAACGTCGGACAGGTTCACTTCGACCAGGGCGCGCTCGACGAGGCCCTGTCGATGTTCGGGCTGTCGTCGTACTGGGCGACCGAGACCAACGACGTGCAGGGACGGGTGAACGCCATGCTCAGCCTGGGTCGCCTGGAATTCCGCCGCTCGAACGCGCAGGAGGCGCACGTCCATCTGGACTCGGCGCTGGCCCTGGCCACGGCCCATGAACTGCACGCCTCCAAACTCTCGATCCTGGAGAGTCTGTTCACCGGACTGGAGGCACAGGGCCGGCTGGCCGAGGCATATCCGTACCTGCGGGCATACCGCGATCTGGAACGCGAACTGTTCACCGAGGAAAACGAGCGCAAGACCCAGTCCCTGACCGCCCGGTTCGAGGCCGAACGGGCCCGCCGCGAGACGGAGATGTACCGGCAGCTCAACGACGCGTCCCAGCTGGCGCGGATCCAGGCCGAGGAAACCGTACGGCTGCGGACGGCCGAGCTGGAGGCGGTGCAGATCGAGATCGTCAATCGCCTGGGGCTGGCCGCCGAGTACCGCGACGACCGCACCGGCCAGCACACGCGCCGTGTCGGGGAGCTCAGCGCGTCCCTGGCCGAGGCGATGGGGCTGCCGCAGGAGGAGACGGACCTGCTGCGCTGGGCCGCCCGCCTGCACGACATCGGCAAGATCGGTGTCGGGGACGACATCCTGCTCAAGAGTGGCCGCTACTCGCCCGAGGAATTCGAGCGCATGAAGCTCCACACGATCATCGGCGCGAAGGTGCTGGAGGGCAGCACGTCGCGGCTGCTGCGCGTGGCCGAGGAAATCGCCATGACGCATCACGAACGCTGGGACGGCACAGGCTATCCGCGCGGCCTGAGCGCCCTGAACATCCCGATCAGCGGCCGGATCGTGGCCGTGGCCGACGTGTTCGATGCCCTGATCACCGAACGCCCCTACAAGGACGCGTGGCCCGTGCAGGCGGCACTGGACGAGATGCAGCGGCAGGCCGGCACCCAGTTCGATCCGGACATCGTGCAGCATCTCGTGAATTTGATCCACGGCAGCAGCCCGGCGGAGAGTCCCGCCACGGTCACCCAGAGCGCCCTCGTCGAGATCCCGGCGCGGCGCGTGGCCGCGAGCAGTCCCGAGACCCTGGAAGTGCAGGAACTCGTCGACCGGGCCTGGAGCCTGCGCAAGAGTGACAGCATGACCGGTGCGGAGCTGGCACACCGGGCCATCACCCTGGCGCGGCACGGCACCGATGAACGCGTGCTGGGCCTTGCCCACCGTACCCAGGGGTTCTACTGTCTCGTGGCCGGCGAGTACGAGGACGCCCTCGCCCACCTGACCCAGGGCCAGGACATCGGCGTGCGGCTGGACGATCCCGGACTCCAGGCCGACTGTGCGAACTTCATCGCGGCCGTGTACAACAACCTTCAGGACTACGCCAAGGCCACGGATCAGCTGAGCGTGGCGCTGCGCATTGCCCGCGACCACAAAGACCGCCTGCGCGAGGCGCTGCTGCTGCACAACCTGGGCACGCTCAGCTACCGCAACCGCGATCTGCTGCAGGCCCAGCAGTTCGTGCAGGAGAGTCTGGAGCTGTTCAGGAGCCTGGATGTCCTGCACGGTCAGGAGGACGCCCTGAACACGCTGGCGACGATTGCCTTCGATCTGAACCAGATCGAGCTGTGTGCCCAGGCGGCCGAGCAGGCGGTCGCGCTGGCCCGCGAGACGGGCAACCTGCCGACCATGAACCTCGGGCTGGCCATGACCGGCAAGGCGGCCGCCCGACTGGGCGATGTCGAGCGCGGGACGAGGCTGCTGCGGGAGGCCATCGACCAATCCGTGGCGGCGAACCTGAGTGCCAACGAGCCGTGGAACCGCTACGAGCTGGGCCGCGTGTACCATGACGCCCACGAACACGCGCTGGCCCGCGAGTACTACCTGCAGGCCCTGTCGGCGGCCAGGGACCGGAGCATGCGCGATCTGGAGATGCTGACCTACCAGCAGCTGTCCGAGATCGCGGCGCACGAGGGGCAACACGCCGACGCCTTCAATTTCTACCGCCTGCACCATGATCTGGAGCGCGAGATCCACGACCAGGCCTCGACCATGAGAACCCGGTCGATGATGTCGCAGCTGGAGGTGGAACGGGCCAAGTCCGAGGCCGAGATCTACCGCCTGCGCACCATCGAACTCGCCCGCGCCAACGAGGCGCTGGAACGCTCGAACACCGAGAAGAGCAGCCTGGTGCACATGCTTGAGGAACAGTCCCGGCTCCTGGAGCGCCAGCTGTCAGAAGACGGCCTGACCGGGCTGTTCAACCGCCGTCATATCGAGAACCTCCTGCAGGACGAATTTGCCCAGGCCCGCGTGACGCGGCGCGCCCTGAGCGTCGGCATGGCCGACATCGACCATTTCAAGCAGATCAATGACCAGTTTTCCCATCTGGTGGGCGATCAGGTGCTGCGCACGGTGGCGCAGCTGTTCCAGGCAGCCGTCCGCGCCGCGGACTCGGTCGGCCGCTACGGCGGCGAGGAATTCCTGTTCGTCCTGCCGAACACCTCGCTCACGCAGGCCATAAGCGTGTGTGAGCGCGTGCAGGACATCGTCCGGGGCTACGACTGGTCGCAGATCCATCCGCGGCTCAAGGTGAGCCTGTCGATCGGCGTGGCCACCGATCCGCACGTCGCCAACCACGAGAAGCTGATCTCCCTGGCCGATGAGCAGCTGTACCGGGCCAAGAACAGTGGCCGCGACCGGATCTGCTCCGACATCAGCCCCTGACATCGGGATCCGGTCGACGAACCGACCGCCACGTCCCGCCTCGCGTGCGGCGCATCAGGTCCGCGACGCGGGCAGCTCCGGCCATCCGGCAGCGGTCACGCGTAGGCCGGCGCGACACGGGCCTGCACGGCACCGAGTCCCTCCAGGCCACCCGCCACCCGCAGCAGCAGCTCGTCGTTCAGGGCCGGCGCGATGAACTGGATGCCGACCGGCAGCGCGGTGCCGTCGACCGTCTCAAAGCCCATCGGCACGCTCAGGGCGGGCAGGCCCGTGAGGTTCACGGCGACGGTGTCCACGTCGGCCGCGTACATGGCCAGGGGATCACTGGTCTTCTCACCGCGCCGGAATGCCGGAAAGGGGCTGGTCGGGGTCACGAGGACGTCCACGTGGGCAAACGCCGCCGTGAAGCTGTCGGCGAGTCGCCGGCGGATCTTCATGGCGCGCGAATAGTAGGCGTCGTAGTAGCCGCTGCTCAGGGCATACGTACCGATCATGATGCGGCGCTGCACCTCACGCCCGAAGCCGCGTTCGCGGGTCAGCGTCATGCTGGCGGTCACGTCGCTGCCGGGCTCGCGGTGCCCGTAGACCATCCCGTCGAAACGGGCGAGGTTCGAACTGGCCTCGGGCATGGCGATCAGATAGTACGCAGCGATCGCGTAGCGCAGCTGGGGCACGCTGATCTCCTGCACGGTCGCGCCGGCCGAATGCAGGGCGTCCAGGGTGGCCGTCAGGGTGGCCGTCACGCCGGCCGTGTTGCCGTCCAGGCTCTCGCGGATCACGCCGACGCGCAGGCCGCGCAGGTCGTCCGGAGTGCCGGTGCGGAAGGCGGGCGGCGCGTCCAAGCTGGTCGGATCGTGCGGATCGTGTCCGGCCATGACATTCATGAGCAGGGCCAGATCCTCCGCCCGGTGGGCCAGCGGCCCGATCTGGTCGAGACTGCTGGCGTACGCGACGAGCCCGAACCGGCTCACGCGGCCGTAGGTGGGCTTCAGCCCGTACACGCCGCACAGCGCGGCCGGCTGGCGGACACTCCCACCGGTGTCACTCCCCAGGGCCACCGCCGTGAGTCCGGCGGCGACGGCGGCGGCACTGCCACCGCTGCTGCCGCCCGGCACCCGGGCGGGATCCCACGGATTCAGGGTCGGGCCGCTGGCGCTGCTCTCGGTGCTGGAGCCCATGGCGAACTCGTCCATGTTGGCCTTGCCGATGATCACGGCACCCGCGTCCTGGAGCCGCCGCGCGGCCGTCGCGGTGTAGGGGCTGACATAGCGGTCGAGGATGCGGCTGCCGCAGGTCGTGCGGGTTCCGGTGACGTTGATGTTGTCCTTGACGATGATCGGCAGCCCGGCCAGCGGCAGGGTCTCGCCGGCGTCCACGCGGGCCGCCACGCCAGCGGCGTCCTGTGCGGCGTGGGGATTCACACTGACCAGGGCGTTGAGCGGCGCAGCCGCCTGGACGCGGGCCAGGGCCACGTCCAGCAGGGCCTGTGGGGTGGTGTCCCGCGTCTGAACCGCGCGGACGAGGGCTGTGGCAGAGGGCAGGCCGGACATACCGCGCCAGTGTAGCGGGGCTGGCCCCGGCCGGTACACGGCTGTGCACGCTGCCCGCCGGGCCCGCCGCCTACAGCGGCCGGACGAGCACGCTGTCGCCGGCCCGCAGGCTGGTGCGCATCAGGAGTTCCGGTGGCAGCATCAGCAGCGCCGCCAGGTTGTTGCCGCTGCGCACCGGCAGGGTGTAGACGTCCCCGTCGTCCGTCCGCACGGCGATGGTCTGGGGCAGGCGCACCATGTCCTCCTTCCAGCGCCGGAAGATCAGATCGTCCACGAGGGCCACGCCCCGTACTTCGCGGGTGACGGTCACGGTCAGCCGCGCCACGCGGGATTTGCGGCTGACGAGCAGCCCGATGCGGTGCAGTTTCTCCAGCAGCCGACGGGCGTCAGGATCGACGCTGATCTCTGCGACCGGCCGCTGCGCATCGACCAGCTGGAGGGTGGCCTGTTCGCGCAGTGTCCAGCGGATCCGGGCCAGCCGCTCCCGAGAGGTGAACCGTGCCGGTCCGTCGAAGCCCACCGGCGGCGGCGGCAGCGTGTCCAGCAGCTCCAGCGTGACCTCGTCCAGCGGGGCGTCCATCCGTGGATCCGGATGGCTCAGCCCCTCATCGAACTGGAAGCGGCCCCGCGGATCGGACATCAGGGTGACCAGGGCCTTGGTGCCCCGGTCGCGCCCGAATTCCAGATGCCGGATCCGGCCACCCTCCAGCCAGGCCTGAAACTGCCCGTCGGGCCGGAAGACCGTCAGGACGCCACTCCGACCCTGGTCCGTCAGGAGGTAGAGCAGTTCCAGGAAATCGAAGGTTTCGAGACTGGCCGTGGAATGGGTCATGCGTAAGGAGCCGGTCAGGAAGCGGGGTGCCGCGACCCGTGGCCGTTCACATCTTCATTCATCCGCACGCCAAGGGCAACCCACCCGGCGTCCCCCTCCCCCCGTGCGGGGCACGGACGCGCCCCATGCGCTCAGCCGCGCAACAGGTGGGCGAAGTCAGCTCCGTCCAGCGGCGGCAGATCGCGCAGGCTGCCCAGCCCGAAGTCCAGCAGGAAGCGGTCGGTGGTGCCGTACAGCAGCGGGTGGCCGACGGCGTCGGAGGTGCCGACCACCTTCACGAGTTCCCGCTCCTGCAGGGTCACGACGGTGCCCGCGCTCCCACCGCGCATGGCCTCGATCTCGGTGCGGGTCACCGGCTGGCGGTACGCGATCACGGCCAGCACTTCCAGGGCCGCCGCGCTGAGGGCCGGCAGCGGCGGCGGGGCCAGCAGCGGGGCCAGCGCCACCGCCAGATCCGCCGGCACCACCAGCCGGAAGCCGCCGGCGACTTCCTCGACCTGAAACCCGAGGCCGTGGGCCGTGACCTCGGCCATGTACGCGGCGACCTCGATCCGGGTGGCGTCCTCACTCAGCTCGAGGACGGCTGACAGCTCCCGCGCACTCACGGGGCGCCCCGCCGCCAGCAGGGCCGCCCCGATCAGTTCACGTGTGCGCGTCATGGCCGGCGGTGCCCACGGGCCAGCAGCGCGTGGATCTCCTGCGCAGACACGCTGCCGTGACGCACGATCGCCGCACCGGGCAGCCGCACGACCGTGCTCGCCAGGCCGGCCGCAGGCACCCCACCGTCCGGCAGCACCACGTCGGCCAGTCCCGTGGCCCGCGCGTCGGCCTCGGTGGCCGCCGGCGCATGACCGGACACGTTGCAGCTGGTCGTGACCAGCATCCCCCCGACGGCGGCCAGCAGGGCACGGGCGACCGGATGATCCGGCACCCGCAGCCCCACGTGGCCGTCCGGGGCCAGCGCCGGCGGGCAGTGGTCGGACGCGCGGGCCACGACAGTCAGGGGGCCGGGCCACAGGGCAGCGAGGGTCAGGAGGGCCTCGTCCCGGTGCGCGAGGCGACACGCCGTGCGGGCGTCCACGCACGACACCTGCAGGGGCTTGAGGGGATCGCGGCCCTTGACCTCAACGAGCCGGCCGATGCCGCCGGGGGCGTCCGGATGGGCCGCCAGCCCCCAGACGGTCTCGGACGGGTAGGCGACCACGCCCCCGCTCTGGAGCACCCGCACCGCGTGCGCGAGGAGGTCAGGCAGGGGCTGGGCCGGGTCAATGGATGGTGGATGCTCTGGCATGGGTCAGTCCGTTTGGCAGCGGGCACAACGCGGTTCGCACGCGTTGTAAGGTGGCCGCAAGACCCCCTGACTATACTCGGCTGGATATGCCCGTCTTCGAATACCGTGTGCGCGACCGCTCCGGGAAAGTGCTGAAATCCCAGATGGAGGCCGACTCGCTGGCGCAGGTGCGTGACGCCCTGCGTGCGAAGAACCTCATGATCGTGGAGATCAAGCCGCCGAAGGGCGGGCTGAATGCCGACGTCAAGATTCCCTTCCTGAGCGACCGCCCCCCGAGCCTGAAACAGGTGGCGATCTTCAGCAAGCAGATGGCCACGCTGATCAACGCCGGGGTGCCGCTCGTGCAGTCCCTGGCGATCCTCCAGCGTCAGATGGAACACAAGGGCTTTCAGGAGATCGTGAAGGCCATGCGCACGGACGTCGAGAGCGGAACACCGCTGAGTGAGACCCTGGTCAAGTATCCCAAACTCTTCAACCGCCTGTATGTCAACCTCGTTCGTGCGGGCGAGACCAGCGGGACGCTCGACTCGGTGCTGGAACGCATCGCGGCCTTCCAGGAAAAGGATCTCGCGCTGCGCGGCAAGCTCAAGAGTGCCCTCACGTACCCCGTCATCGTGCTGATCTTCGCCATCCTGATCACGTACTTCCTGCTCACGACCATCGTGCCCCAGTTCGCCGGAATCCTGGCCCAGCTGAACGCCCCCCTGCCAGGCATCACGAAAGTGCTGATGGCCACCTCCAACTTCCTCCAGCACGGCACGCTGTACATCCTCGCCATCGGAATCACCGTCACCTTCCTGTACCGCTGGTACTACTCGACCCCGAAGGGTCGCCGTGTCATCGACGACGTCAAGCTCCGCATTCCTATCTTCGGAAACCTGCTCCAGAAGAGCGCCATCAGCTCTTTTGCCAGAACCTTCGGTCTCCTGATCAGCTCCGGCGTGAACATCATCGAGAGCCTGGAGATCACCAAGGGCACGGCCAACAACGCCATCGTCGAGGAATCGATCGAGAATGCCAAGAACGTAGTCATGGTCGGTGACCAGATGAGCAGCAGTCTGGCGACCAGCAAGATCTTCCCACCCATGGTGGTCAGCATGGTCGCGATCGGTGAGGAGACGGGCTCCCTGGACTCCATGCTCGACAAGGTGGGCGACTTCTATGACCGCGAGGTCGACGAGGCGGTCGAGGGAATGACCGCCGCGATCGAGCCGATCATGATCGTGTTCCTGGGCGGCATCGTGGGTACCATCGTGGCCGGGATGTTCCTCCCGATGTTCAGCATCATCGGCAGCCTGAGCAAATAACGGCTCCTGCGCGCCTGCCCGGCGGTCACATTCGCGGGTGACCGCCGGGCCCGCATCGACCCAAGGGGCATCAACCAGACGTGATCGGTACCACCGTGCCCCCAGGCAGGCGGAACGCGGCCAGGGTGCGCGTGCTCAGATCCGCGATCACATACGGCACAGGGTACTGCGCCAGCTGGGCATCGGTGGCACTCGGCCGCGCCGGGCCCAGCGGGTGGCTGTGATACAGCGCGACAAGGTGCTGCCGATCGGCCGCCATGACCTTCAGGGCACGGAGCAGATGAACGGGATCCGCAAGATACTCGGTGGTCGGCCGCCCAGAGATATTCGCCAGCGGGTACAGGGCTTCGGCGCGGCCAGTCTCACCGTCCAGCACACCGCCGAGGACGCCGACACACTCGCGCGGCGCGTCCCGTTCGGCGTGCGCCCACAGCGCATGGATCAGGGCGACGGGCAGGTGCAGGGTCACCACCGCAGTATGCGCCGTGTGCGCCCGAGGATGTGCGCTCAAATGCCGTGCCAGCCGCGCAATGGGGTGGGTTCTGGCGGTACGGTGGAGTACACTGCACGGCATGGCGAAAGCTCGTGCGAAAAGCGCTCCCCCGGTCAGCCGTTTTGACGGTGAGGCGCTTGGACTCGTCCTGTTCGCGCTGGGGATCTTCCTGGCCGTGACCGTGCTGCTGGTGCCGGCCGACGAGGGCCGCCGGGCCGGATCGGCGGGCATCATGACCGAGGCGCGGGGTGGGCTGCTGCTGTGGCTGGGCTGGGGGGCGTATCTGCTGCCGGTGGTGCCGGTCGCCTACGGCGTCCTGGTCTTCCTGGGCCGTGACCTGAAGAACCTGACCCGGCGGGTGGCCGGCGCGGTGATCGTGGCCCTGTCGGTCATGGCCGCACACGAGGTCGTGCAGGCCGGCGCAGCGGGCCTGCTGGCCGAGATCGTGATGACCCCCCTGCTGCGGGCCGTGAGCTACGCGGCCATCCTGCTGCCGGTGGTGACCTTCACGCTGGGTCTGGAACTGATGCTCCGGCTCGCCCCGCTGTCGATCCTCAAGGGGATCTTCCGGAAGCTGAGCGTGCTGCTGGGCGGAGCGAGTGCCGGAGTGCAGGGCGTGATTGAGGCCCGGCAGGAGGGACGCGGGGCGGCCATGGCGCGTGCAGAGGCGCGGCAGACCCTGTCGGCCCAGGCCCGGGAGCTGGATGCCCTGCGCCGCCTGTATCCGCACTCGAAGGAGTTGCGTGCCCAGCACGACGAACTCAAGACCACCCAGCGGACGGTCAAGACGCTCGACGAGGCGGGTCTCAAGCACCTCGACAAGGATCTGGCTGCGTGGCGCGAGGTCACGAAGACCTTTGTGGCGAACGCCGGGCGCGACCTGAGGGATCTGGTGGCCACCGAGGCCCCGGACGCCGGTGCAAACGTGGAGGCTGTCGCCAACGACATCCGTGCGGGCCGGCATGACCTGTGTACGGAACTGGCCAGCACGCTGGCATGTGGCGCGCTCGAACGGCTGCGGCGCTCGATGGTCATGGAGGTGCAGCGCCTGGCAGGCCGCGCCGGGCGGCTGGAGCGCGAGCGCAAGCTGTCCGAGAAGGCCCTCGCGAAGGCCGACACGGCGATCCTGACCCGCGAGTGGCCGGCGCACCGCGAGCGTGCCCTGGGATGGCAGGCCCTGTCGTCGGAATTCGTGGCGTGGCAGGAGCGTGCACAGACCTACGCCGGCTGGCCTGAACTGGCGGCCGCCTTCGACCGGGCACCGACCGAGCTGGCGGGCGGGCTCGCGGGCGCGCTCGCCACCGATCCCCAGGGCACGCTGGCGGATCTGGAGGGCTGGCAGGCGCGTCTGGCGCGGGCACAGGAGGAAGCGCTGCGCCGAGCCGAGGCGATGAGCACGATCCGCGAGCCCACGCCGCCCCGCCTCGATTTCGACTTCCAGGCTCCCCTGGCGGCAGTGGGGGCGACGCCGGTCGCGCCCCTTCCCGGACTGTCGCGGGGCAGCACCGCCCCCAGTGCAGTGGCGCTCCTTGACCCGGAGCCGGCGGCCGTGACCCCACTGCCCGCACCGGCCGCGGCGGGCCTCGATCCATTCAGCGGCTGGGACGACGACGACCTGCCCTTCGGCCCCGACGGCTCGGAACCGGCCGCCCGCACCACCCTGCCGCCCGTACCGCCCCGCGCGGCCGATGTGCTGCTGGGACAGGGCGGGGTTCAGGCGGCCGCGCCGAAGGCCCCCGCCCCTGCCCCATGGGACGACCCGGACGACGGCGGGCCGGATGTGGACGAGATCGCCATGCGGCCTGCCGTCGGTGCCCTGCCGCTGACCCTGCCGGGGTACGACCTGCTCGACCCGGTGCCGCTGGCCGCCGTGAACACCGCGCAGCTGGACGCCTCGGCGCGGCAGCGGGCAGGACTGATCGACGAGACGTTGCGGCACTTCAACCTGCAGGCACGGGTGGTCGACTTCGCCCGTGGCCCGACCGTGACCCGCTACGAGATCGAGCCGGCCCCCGGCGAGAAGATCAGCCGCATCGCGAGCCTGAGCAACGATCTGGCGCGGGCGCTGGCGGTGGGCGGCGTTCGCGTGGAGGCGCCGGTGCCGGGCAAGAGCGTGATCGGGCTGGAGGTGCCGAACGCCGACCGCGAGCCCGTCACCTTCCACCAGGCGGCGGCAGCCCCG from Deinococcus sp. AB2017081 encodes the following:
- a CDS encoding winged helix-turn-helix domain-containing protein produces the protein MTLPPDVTRAALTAKEEALFELLERHPGRLFSRAEILERVWGLDFAGDDRIVDAYVKRVRRKAGDHLIETVRGAGYRRPGAPPQQQSLPHYHHLSSDALMLLDLGRRILRVTSTDGVLQEVEATLAANLQLRGVALLTRPDGGHRAAGLPWLVRGAAGSTGIPWAELPSVEGYEPLYTPDWGVHHHMTALLPLAGADTVWGTLAVVGAPGVTWDVTIYAQLEAVASLVNPALRLNMEIDLRRSAEQELRMLNAGLEARVQQRTEQLLRAIQQAELLNLLSRQLEQASSVSDLMRLGLPVLARLTGYAACAAWYPHAGDHSPALGCYQQDGAAIDGVTAAGTRRGGVSVQCDVNGQTLTIHAFDPQGVQRSQPDTVPLLESAAQSIAVNLSRHLHMQAMERTALTDEDTGLGNRQAFLSDLSAELAYATRHRSGFVLSVVEVANIRFLNATIGYAGGNDLIGRLARVLDGVRRTEDRAYRLNGATFACLLRLPSGVNRISALRGWQDRLQGTLADFVASAPFPLDVQYSDTVCPDHAGGVSEMFRVALDSLQPLTGPPATDRRYHG
- the gatA gene encoding Asp-tRNA(Asn)/Glu-tRNA(Gln) amidotransferase subunit GatA; this encodes MSGLPSATALVRAVQTRDTTPQALLDVALARVQAAAPLNALVSVNPHAAQDAAGVAARVDAGETLPLAGLPIIVKDNINVTGTRTTCGSRILDRYVSPYTATAARRLQDAGAVIIGKANMDEFAMGSSTESSASGPTLNPWDPARVPGGSSGGSAAAVAAGLTAVALGSDTGGSVRQPAALCGVYGLKPTYGRVSRFGLVAYASSLDQIGPLAHRAEDLALLMNVMAGHDPHDPTSLDAPPAFRTGTPDDLRGLRVGVIRESLDGNTAGVTATLTATLDALHSAGATVQEISVPQLRYAIAAYYLIAMPEASSNLARFDGMVYGHREPGSDVTASMTLTRERGFGREVQRRIMIGTYALSSGYYDAYYSRAMKIRRRLADSFTAAFAHVDVLVTPTSPFPAFRRGEKTSDPLAMYAADVDTVAVNLTGLPALSVPMGFETVDGTALPVGIQFIAPALNDELLLRVAGGLEGLGAVQARVAPAYA
- a CDS encoding diguanylate cyclase is translated as MNDLMGVPTAVAQTAPGDTETPTELLNLYAARCVSLAAQGETEELVDACRAYADKARELGEDAQEVEALSMLATAAQQCSQFNVAVNALQREVELRARNGDRVGQGLCLNNIGMVWSYLGAHADALAALYQCQKLCDQYTEIPDDVRAACNVNIGRIFLTMAQPAQALSFLEPGLEQARRCEDVETELGAMGMSGLAHKDLGEFEQAQSILTQAIDLARSHDLTHHLIDLYDNVGQVHFDQGALDEALSMFGLSSYWATETNDVQGRVNAMLSLGRLEFRRSNAQEAHVHLDSALALATAHELHASKLSILESLFTGLEAQGRLAEAYPYLRAYRDLERELFTEENERKTQSLTARFEAERARRETEMYRQLNDASQLARIQAEETVRLRTAELEAVQIEIVNRLGLAAEYRDDRTGQHTRRVGELSASLAEAMGLPQEETDLLRWAARLHDIGKIGVGDDILLKSGRYSPEEFERMKLHTIIGAKVLEGSTSRLLRVAEEIAMTHHERWDGTGYPRGLSALNIPISGRIVAVADVFDALITERPYKDAWPVQAALDEMQRQAGTQFDPDIVQHLVNLIHGSSPAESPATVTQSALVEIPARRVAASSPETLEVQELVDRAWSLRKSDSMTGAELAHRAITLARHGTDERVLGLAHRTQGFYCLVAGEYEDALAHLTQGQDIGVRLDDPGLQADCANFIAAVYNNLQDYAKATDQLSVALRIARDHKDRLREALLLHNLGTLSYRNRDLLQAQQFVQESLELFRSLDVLHGQEDALNTLATIAFDLNQIELCAQAAEQAVALARETGNLPTMNLGLAMTGKAAARLGDVERGTRLLREAIDQSVAANLSANEPWNRYELGRVYHDAHEHALAREYYLQALSAARDRSMRDLEMLTYQQLSEIAAHEGQHADAFNFYRLHHDLEREIHDQASTMRTRSMMSQLEVERAKSEAEIYRLRTIELARANEALERSNTEKSSLVHMLEEQSRLLERQLSEDGLTGLFNRRHIENLLQDEFAQARVTRRALSVGMADIDHFKQINDQFSHLVGDQVLRTVAQLFQAAVRAADSVGRYGGEEFLFVLPNTSLTQAISVCERVQDIVRGYDWSQIHPRLKVSLSIGVATDPHVANHEKLISLADEQLYRAKNSGRDRICSDISP
- a CDS encoding DUF4388 domain-containing protein, translated to MTHSTASLETFDFLELLYLLTDQGRSGVLTVFRPDGQFQAWLEGGRIRHLEFGRDRGTKALVTLMSDPRGRFQFDEGLSHPDPRMDAPLDEVTLELLDTLPPPPVGFDGPARFTSRERLARIRWTLREQATLQLVDAQRPVAEISVDPDARRLLEKLHRIGLLVSRKSRVARLTVTVTREVRGVALVDDLIFRRWKEDMVRLPQTIAVRTDDGDVYTLPVRSGNNLAALLMLPPELLMRTSLRAGDSVLVRPL